Below is a genomic region from Brassica rapa cultivar Chiifu-401-42 chromosome A08, CAAS_Brap_v3.01, whole genome shotgun sequence.
ATTGTTTGCTATCAAGATTGTTCGACTTAAAGCTATTAATTTGGAAAAAGAGGCTATTGGTACAGTCCAACCTAACTTAGACCTAAATACCCTGAAAGGTTGGAACTGAGACCTGTTGCTTGCATTATTCTGATATTTTTCCTTAAATGCCCCCAACATCTAAACCTACAAGAGTGATTATAAAGCAAATCTAATAAGAGTTTCCGAAAAGAAATCTTTTATTAAGTCTCTTGCTCTTACGTTTAGCATCTTCTTTTGCTAGCCAGTTTGCTCAAGAGAAGTCTTGACAATAGCTTCTGTGAGTTTCATCAAaacaattatctttttattattattattatttgtttacgTCACATATAGTATTAATTTTCACTATATTGAATTTTACGGAAAAAAGTTTAGTGTTTAAGTAAATTTTCTGTTTGCGGGATAAAAAGGAGATCGAGAAAAAACGGAAAAAGAAATGGCCACTTATATAGAAATCAATATTATGTAAGTGAAgatgttttcattttaaatgtgTTCTTTGTTAAGAATTTTGAAATCAACTTTTGACCAAAATTAAAAGGTTAATTAGTCAGCTATGATTTGATCCTCAATCATATAAATGGGTGAAATGAATAGTCGTATATGAACTGTGACTTGTAATATACTAcactgattttatttttttaattttttgtttatcaatttATGCACTTTTTGTTAGGTGATGATTCAACTTtctttggaaaaaaataaagaaaggaCAATTTTAGCTTTTTTGAGTTATCAATATTATTTTGGAATATATGCCAAAACTGAAATAATAATTTCTAATCATGAAAATTGTtggcatatttttaaaaaaataatagttaaaaaaCGAACATGGTCGACAACAAAcaatttgtaaataattataaaaatggaaattaaTAAAAGTGATTCAATAACACAGAGAGAGGAGTATTATTGTAGTTTATGATATTTAAATGTAGATCTAAATAGCCGACATATGCATGTATGGTCGGCGCGTGTCGGCCGTCGAAGTCGGCAAACCCTCAACTCTCCCTCCAATACCATTCAAACATTTGTTTTATCCTTTGCTTTAAGTAACAGTATCGGTATCTTTTATTAGAGCACCTGCAACGCGGGTTCGTAATGAATCCTTAGCACGATTATTTAGGCAAATgacatataaataataaaaaaaaaatttcgtaaCCGAAGGATTGATCCTTAATTAAGGCGTCTAAGGATCAAATCCTTAAGGACGTGGCAAGGCGTGAGTGGTCCGGCTGGGAGTTGTGTTTCGCGTGTGGAAAattttttttactctctttCTCCATCACGAAAAAAAGCTCTCTCGAAGGCGATTCGGCGATTATGAAACCATGTCGTcgtctcttcttctctctggCTCTACAGTATCTTCTTCGTTCATCGCTGCATCGAAGCTGTAacatctctctctatctccttCGTCTGCCTTCATTTCACCTTCTTTCGGCTTATCCAATTTCAAATTCTAGGGTTTGTTCGTATACTTGTTCCATAATCGAATCTTAAGAGCTTATGAATTTGTTTATGATTACAGTTCTCTCTTACGGAATCCAAATCAGTCACTGTCACTATCTCGGAACCTTTTGAGAAGTTTCAAACCCATTAAGTGCTCCTCCGCTGATTCTCCATACGGAGGTTATTATTATCATCTCCCCTTCCTCTCtttaaagtttcaatctttactctgtttttttattaactCATGTAAATCGAATTATCCTTTTTTTGTGTGTAGGCAACGTCCTCACGTTCCCTCTAACCAGGGTCTGGGACCCGTACAAGCGTCTAGGGATTAGCCCCTACGCCTCCGAGGAAGAGATCTGGGCCTCCTGGTAAACTTCTGCGTATATTTCCTTAATGAGAAGACAAAGAGCTTGGGGAGAGCTTGCCTAATCGGGTAAACTCCTGGTGCTATTTGAAAACTAGCTGAAACGAGAACttggattgttttttttttttcctttcaatTATTGGGGTTTGGTTATTATGATTGCAGGTTTGGTGCATTAACAGTGGGGTGGTTCTGCGGTTCGCTAGTCATTCCCATGATTCCGACGGCTTTCATTAACCCGTGGACACTGGAGCTTCTAACGTCACTGGTTGCTtatgtgtttttgtttctttcttgtaCTTTCCTTAAGTAGGTTGCATTTTCTCTATTTCAGGTGAAATACAAGACCATGTGTACAAGACCAAAGTCACGGGTACTTTGTTAATTTTAGCTTTGTATTTCTTGCCTTTATAAGTCTGTTTGTAGACTCGGCTAAGAGCTATTTCATTTGCTCTTGTTGTACTCAAAACTGGTTATgatgatattttaatttcaagcATCTGCGTTTCATCAACCCTTGCCTTCATCTACTTTGCTTTGGCTTTAGGTATGCTCACTGATCTCATAGATGATAAGAGTTAATGATGTACTTCGGTTTGGCTTTAGGTGACTGATATGTATGCACTAGAAACTTATTTGATTCGTTCATTTCTGTTTTCGGTCATGTGATTAGCTAGATGTTTgcaaatttcataatttttaatttctaagattcaattaaaaaaaaatctaatgacTCCATAATGGATAACACCATTGAACATACAATTAGGATTagtccttaactattcaaaaaaaaaactactattaTATTGCTAAGGACTCCAATGgtgggtaacaccattggagataCTCTTACTAGTTAACAACTGTAGCAACAATAGTACAAGATGTGGGAACCTTTTGAAGAGTTATAAATGATTTCCTCCATATTggtattgtttaaattttttcacttatattataaaacaattggtgttgctcaaaaaaaaaattataaaacaattagTGTTATTTTCtatcaacatttttttttctatcaacatttattttgtttgattgtgctagttgataaatttaaaacacagataaatttcaaaaatgtatatgttatcattttattaataacaaattaaaatctaaaatattattaatacgAAATGgcaaaaaataaattgtatagtTGGTAATTTAAGTTTAAAGTTATAACTCTCTTTAAATCTGTGTATGCAATTTTTTTAAAGCagttaagatatttaaaatacaaactattttataaatttttctttcaaatctattttttaaaatagacaacaaaaaaagtttacatagacaaaattttgaatccaaATAATCGATAACTGAAAGTTAAATGTAATATAACTAAAATCTAACTTAGAAATTTGAGAATTTCATATGCTAACAATATTGCTAAAATACTTTAAAGAGCTTACCAGCTAAGTCAATTCACCCAAATTTGTTTAGTTCTTGTCATCTTTAATTAATACTATTAACTTGTACGTTcgttaagaaaagaaaatagtttGCAAATTAGTTAACCCTCTACCATGCTTGTGTAGTTCATGAGAAAGGAAAATGAAAAGGAGAGCTTTGAAATAAAGACGTGTTTAATAAATGTCGGTGAAAAATGGACCTCTCATACTTCGACCGATCCAATACGTCAATAGCTGTTTATTATACATCACATATTAATTATTATCACTCGACGACAAAGACAAGAAACACTATCATCTACAAAATCAGAAATTTGAAAACTCTAACCAAATCTTTTTGTTTAGCAGTGATCAAAtcattttgaaaatttgaaaaacttaCAATGCATTTTGCATAATAAGACACTcgtgatgatttttttttgtaatcacaTCATAGAGATTTGACGACCATAATGATGAAAAAGAAACTATGATTATGAGTAATCTTAATTGGCTTTTTGTgttctaataataaaaaatgtctCCTAATAATACCGTCGCTaatacaaaatctaaaatcattTGAAAAGAATAAAACAAAAGAGTATTTAAGTAAAACAAGAACAGAATctttataactaaaataatacTATTACAGTATTACTTTGAAGTAATAGAAAACAAATCTCTTTGTGTGTACTTGCATCCTCGCAAGGTTTGGCTTTATTTTGACTTCAGAATAACTTCTCCTCTATATTTTcactaatatatttatttcttagctttttttttcttcaaaatcttctCAATCGGTGGTGTTAGCCATAGCCAAAACTCATCCTCTCTGAATCGCTGGGATTGACAGAGAACTGTCTTGAAAACTTCAAATCAGACCGTTCGTAGAAACTACACAGAAGCAGCATCTCAAGGAGAAATAAAATCATTATACTACTAATGTTTGATGCTCTTCTTTTGATCACCTCTGTTTAGTTTATGATCAGACTCATCGTTGTTCTGCCTAATTTTTATCAGATGCAGATTGGTGATTCATGTTTGGTATGTATGCTCCTCTGTTTTCACCAGATTCTTTTATGCTCATCTGATTATTTTTCTGCGGAATTAACcagattatttttttgattcTTGTTCCTGTGTTCTGATTCGTTGCTGTTTCTTTCATCTGTTACTTGACATCCAAGAATATTCTTTCTCAATTAACCAGATTTGTATTGTGTCctccttgtctttttttttttatcttcttgGCTCTGTTTCTTAATTACttctaaattgttttttttttctggacaCAACACTGACttggttttgttttctataGAATGGTTTCGCTAATCAATGATTCttgttcttttttcttcttgcaGTGTTGAGTTTTAAACCGACAGAACTATTgtcatagatatatatatatatacagcaAAAAATGGATGTTAACGAAGTTGAAGAAAGTTTCTTTGCTCCTGGTGATGCCAAGGTATCTGAAtcagactcttttttttttcttcttcccagtaagtttattgatattttttttttcttgagatCTCTCACTAAGACATTACAAGATTCATTATTTCTGTATCTTCTTGCATTGTTTCAGTCTGTGCCTTTTTGGTTCTTGATGTGTTTGATTGATCCTTTTTATGTACAAAAAGAACCGtggttttgtatattttataataactgTAGTATAATTTATCTTTTGACTGTAAGTGTTTAAGGAGTGGCTAACAGATTCTTGTTTCAGCTACATGGAGAAATGTGCAACGCCCTTTCAGTGATCTACTGCAAGATCATGTCTGTTTTCCCCTCTCTCGAAGCTGCTCGGCCGAGAAGCAAATCTGGAATACAAGCTTTGTGTTCACTTCACGTGGTTTTAGAAAAAGTGAAGAACATTCTACGCCATTGCACTGAATCTAGTAAACTATACTtggtaaattttattttctttctatgTTTTATTAAGCTCTTCTTGTGGAGACTCTCTCTCTAACCAACCAGCTCCTTTGACATGTAGGCTATAACAGGAGATTCAGtagttttgaaatttgaaaaggCGAAAACTTCTCTTATAGATAGCCTTAGGCGTGTTGAAGATATAGTCCAACAGTCCATTGGCTCTCAGGTAGTTTTCTCTGTGGTACTCTTGTTTTGTCTTCTCTTAAATATTAGAGACAAATCACCCACATCGGAAGTTGGAagagattttaaataatatataagagatatgGACCAATCTACTTATCACCGATTGATTTTAGTTGAAAGCCCATCTACCTTAATATAGTATTAGAGTTCAGTGCTTTTATTCACATCTTACTTTTGCAGATTTTGGAGATTATAATGGAACTAGAGAACACTCAGTTCTCCCTCGATCCATCAGAGAAGGAAGTTGGCGATCAAATCATTGGACTGCTGCAACAGGGAGGCAACTTCGAGAGCTCATCTGACAACAACGAGCTAGAAATTTTCCATCAAGCTGCTACTAGACTAGGCATCACATCTTCAAGAGCAGCTCTAAGTGAGCGAAGATGCCTCAAGAAACTCATCGAGAGGGCAAGAATGGAAGACGACAAGAGGAAAGAATCAATAGTAGCGTACCTCTTACATCTCATGAGAAAGTACTCAAAGCTATTCAGAAGCGAGATTTGGGATGACAATGATTCACAAGGTAGCAACTCATTGCCTTGTTCACCGACCATTCAAGGCTCTCTAGACGATCCTCCAGGCCGTGCTTTCGACAGACAGCTGTCTAAACTAAGTTCCTTCAACTTCAAATCTTGCAATAACAATAGAAGATCTGTGCAGATGTCTGTTCCTCCAGATGAGTTAAGGTGTCCCATCTCATTGCAGCTTATGTATGATCCTGTTATCATTGCCTCTGGACAAACGTATGAGAGGTTATGTATTGAGAAATGGTTTAGCGATGGACACAACACGTGTCCCAAGACTCAGCAGGAGCTTTCTCATCTCTGCTTGACTCCTAACTATTGCGTCAAGGCTCTGATATCGAGTTGGTGTGAGCAGAACGGTGTTCAGGTCCCTGATGGACCTCCTGAGTCTCTAGACCTTAACTACTGGAGGCTGGCGTTGTCTGTGTCCGAGTCAGGGAAGAGTGTTGGTTCTTGTAAGTTTAAGGATGTCAAGGTGGTTCCTCTGGAAGAGAGTGGAACTATTAAAGAGGAATCATCGTGTGAGTTAGAATACCAGGAAGCTGAAGTTACTCTTGTTGAGCGGTGTACTGATCTGTTGACCACTTTGAGTGGAGTGGATACTTTGAGGAAGAAGTGTAGAGTTGTTGAGCAGATGAGAGTGTTGCTAAAGGATGATGAGGAGGCTAGGATTCTCATGGGGGAGAATGGGTGTGTTGAAGCTTTGCTTCAGTTTCTTGGAGCAGCTCTCAGTGAAAAAAATGATTCAGCTCAGAAAGTTGGAGCCATGGCTCTCTTTAACTTGGCTGTGGACAACAACAGGTATGACTTTAACTTATGATTGATGTTCATACAAAAGTTTGTTCTATAAATCGGTCTAGTAGGCCTAGGCGGCAAATCGGTCATAACcgaaacattttttaaaaaattggatttaTGCGTCTCATAGGTTAAACCGTTCTAAAAAAAACAGTCTAAATTGGTCTAAATCTGTCAAATCAAGTAATAATATTAGTTTAATTCAACaaatttgtttgatttttttatctatttttttataattcatcaaaataatttatgattaaactcaaaaatttaaaatatctaatatctaatataaatataaaatatataaaaataaaccaaTAACCCAGTAATTTCTAGAGCCCCCACTTAAGCCCCGAATCATATGTCTAGTTATCGCCTAacgattttttgaacattggtTATTCTTATTTTGCAAGTTGGAGGATCTCATGTGTGATTTGTTGGACTTTTCAGGAACAAGGAGTTGATGTTAGTATCAGGAATCATCCCTCTGCTGGAGGAGATGCTATGTAACCCACACTCCCACGGTTCAGTGACGGCACTTTATCTGAACCTCTCGTGTCTCGAAGATGCAAAGCCAGTCATAGGTTCGAGTCTAGCAGTTCCTTTCATGGTGAACCTTCTTTGGACAGAGACTGAAACCCAATGCAAAGTCGATGCCCTTCACGCTCTTTTTCACCTCTCCACTTACCCTCCCAACATTCCCTGCCTTCTATCAGCTGACATAGTCAACGCTCTTCAGTCACTCACCGTCAGTGATGACCAAAGATGGACGGAGAAGTCTTTAGCTGTCTTGTTGAATCTTGTTTTGAACGAGGCGGGTAAAGAGGAGATGGTTTCAGTGCCTGGTCTGGTGAGCAACTTGGCCACTATTCTTGACACTGGTGAAGCAAATGAGCAAGAACAAGCGGTTTCTTTGCTTTTGATATTATGCAAATATAGTGAGATGTGTAGTCAGATGGTTTTACAAGAAGGGGTGATACCTTCTTTGGTGTCTATTTCTGTAAACGGGACTCAAAGAGGAAGAGAGAGGGCGCAGAAGCTTCTGACACTGTTCAGGGAACTGAGGCAGAGGGATCAAACACATCACATAACAACCGAACAGCATGTAGAAGTTGTTTGTCCGGAAGAGGGAGGATTCTCTGTGGCTGCAGCCGCTGTAACAGAGTCAAAACCACAGTGTAAGTCAgcatcaagaaaaaaaatgggAAGAGCATTCAGTTTTCTATGGAAAAGCAAGAGCTTCTCTGTTTACCAGTGTTAGTCGGTGTAAAGTTTGTACTTGTTCTCTCCCTCGGAGACTTATTATCTCTTTTTGAAAGTCTTTGGAGGTCACAAAGAATGCTTTGTATAGTTTTTTGGGTAACACTTTTGCCTTCTGTATGGATTTGCTGTGGGATTTTTTTGGTTGAACTAAAAAGTAACTTGAAGATTtgttaaatatacaaaaaaaaaaagattgttgtCAGTGGAAGTAAGCCCCGTTCTGTTGAATCCCGTTAGGGAAGTGAATTACTGTTAAACTGGCCATAATATCTTGACTGGAGAGACAGGCTCCATACACATGTCTCAGCCGATAATGTCTCTCCGAGCACAAGAATCTCTCGTTACCGAGGCCGCATCTCTGCGGAATGGTGGCCCGGCGACTTTCCAGGGCCCGAGCTTTGACAAGCCCATAGCCCAATCACTTCTTCCACTGACTGTTGTCGATTAGTTGAATGTTTCTATTATTTATACGCCTGTGACACCAGAAGTATAGCCGATGTGGGACGTTGGttgcttctttcttttttttttctatttagcAGAAAAGAGGAAACATTAGAAAAAGTTACAAGGCCCAGTTCCATAGTGAGAAGAGTCTTTTCATAGAATCAATTTAGGAACCAGTACAATTTCTTTAGTGGCTTTGGTACAATAGCTCTCACTTTTAGGATTTTTCAATGAAATATATTTGAGAAATCTTAAAACTTAGAAATAATTAGTTTGGTGGCTGAGTCTAGGTTTAAAAATCCCGATAATAAACTATTTGATGGACTTTTTCTCACGAAAATAGAGTTAATATTGAAAGAAAGGTGATGACTCAAATGCCATATACTAATTGAGAAGAACAACATATACTACATTTGAACTTAAGCCAAAAATCTCCTAAAATGATACGGAATGAAGTGATGCTCACTTTCTCTTTtgtatcaaaaatattataaggTCATTGGTTGGGatgtaacaaaaatatttatcttaaatTTCTATCCACAACTATCAAAATCActaattatgttttatttttacaaaatttaaacaaaaaaaaaacgaaatagTCGTAGGAACTTCATTttctaaaacattatttattaaattgtagatACAAATAATTTCTCAATAtttattctttctctttttcttttcttttttagtttttacaggAGCATCAAAAATATCTAATAAAAAATTCAACCGACTAAACTCTACACAGCTAAATTTAGTCTATCTCATGTATTGTAAGATCATTTTGTTAATTCACAAAAACATGAGCCGCTAAGTGAGAAAGAGGGGTTTGACTCTTGACTTTCGAGTAACTTAAAGGAGCTCTGAATCTGTTTATCCCAGTAATAAGATTTTAAATCCAAAGGGTtcagggaaaaaaaaaaactgtgctGAATCGAGATTTCTCGAGGCGCCGGAGTGCGATTAGGGTTCCGGTCTAAGCATAAGTTGCAGCTTCAGCTTCGTTTTATCCGATTCCTGAACTTGATTAGCTTCCGTGAGCGTTTCTCTGCGATATGGCGAATCTCCCGATCCTTCAATTCGAAGAGAAGATCGTGGAAACAGTTGAGAACAACCCAGTCGTTGTCATCATCGGAGAAACCGGTTCCGGAAAGAGCACCCAGCTCTCTCAGATCCTCCGTCGACATGGCTACACTAAGTCCGGCGTCATCGCCGTCACTCAGCCCCGTCGTGTCGCCGCCGTTTCCGTCGCCAGGCGAGTGGCGCAGGAGCTTGATGTACCCCTAGGAGAAGACGTTGGTTACGCTATACGTTTCGAAGACAGAACATCGAACAAAACACGCATTAAGTAATAGAAATATATGTTCAGTTATTTAGTTATGTCTTTTGATTTGTCATCTCATTGTAGGTACCTCACAGATGGAGTTTTACTCCGTGAGAGCCTCTCCAATCCAATGCTTGATGATTACTCTGTGATTATATTAGATGAAGCTCACGAGAGGAGTTTAAACACGTAAAGACTTTTTATATGATTGATTATTCTGTAATCATTTTGCTTATATCTTGTTAACTTGgttcctttttgtttttttttgttagggaTATTCTGTTGGGTCTAATGAAGCGTTTGGTTAGAATCCGTTCGTCTAACTTCAAAGTTCTTATAACCTCTGCAACGCTTGACGGGGAAAAGGTTTCTCGATTCTTTTCGGGATGTCCTGTGTTGAATGTACCTGGGAAGTTATACCCTGTGGAGATATTGTACAGCAAAGAGCGTCCCGGCAGTTATATTGAGTCTTCTCTCAAAGTGGCTATTGGTAATTTTTCTCAACGTCGAGTGTTTCTGTTTTGATTAAAATGATTTGGTTTTAAATTTGCAACCTTGTTGTTTGCTTGCAGATATACATGTTCGTGAGCCAGAAGGTGATATCTTGATCTTTATGACTGGACAGGTCTGTTTATACTATTATTCATTGAAGCTTAGCAGAACCATCTAAATTGTTGCGTTTCTTATTCGTATTGTATGGTTTTAAATAGGATGATATTGAAAAGTTAGTATCAAAGCTGGAGGAAAAAGTGAGAAGCTTAGCAGAGGGATCATGTATGGATGCTATTATTTATCCTCTTCATGGATCTCTACCACCTGAGATGCAGGTAACGGTTTCTGGATTTTGTTTGTGCAATCAAGATCTCTTGTTGGTCTAAaaggttttgtattttttattgaCATTCACCATTTCTGCAGGTTCGTGTGTTTAGTCCACCTCCTCCAAACTGCCGGAGGTTTATTGTTGCTACAAATATTGCTGAAACTTCCCTTACTGTGGACGGAGTTGTGTAAGAAACCTgaactttttaattatatttttggttttcacGTCTGATGCCTACCGTTTTCCATTTACGGCATAACATAATGATATTTACATCACGACGTTGTTAAGTCTAGTCCaggaaatattaaatattttttatatgaaaaaatgtaGTTAGTATGAGAATACTTTCCACTGCGTTCTTGAATCTGCTTGTTTGGTCTGATACTTCTGTTATTGCTGCCCTAAAAATGTCGTATTAGGATTGCATCATTGTTTTTTGTGTACATTTTAAGCAAATTTTCAGATTATGTTTTGAATGTGGAGATCGATAGCATTTTCAGATAcctattttttttctatgacAGGTATGTTATTGATTCGGGGTATGTGAAGCAAAGACAATATAACCCATCAAGTGGAATGTATTCTCTTGATGTTACTCAAATTAGCAAGTAAGCAAAAGAGTTTTGTTTCGGAAATCGTGGTTCATTTCATTAAATTATTAGATAATGTCGAAACTTGTATTAATCTATTGCTTCATAGAATGTACCTCGTAGTTGATATTTAAAACTGTACCTAGGAAATATCAACTAATAGTGGTTAGATAGGACCCCATGAGTTATAACTTATGCTTACTCAGGAATAACAGTGGTCCCTTGCTCTGGTTTTCATCAAGATCATATATGCTTATTgcacttttattttgtttggtcTATTTCACTGTGATGTTCCACAGAGTGCAAGCTAACCAACGTGCTGGACGTGCTGGTAGAACGAGACCTGGGAAATGTTACCGATTATACCCCTTGGCAGTCTACAGGGATGATCTCCTTGATGCAACGATTCCTGAAATACAACGAACTTCCCTTGCTGGAAGTGTTCTTTACTTGAAATCGTTGGATCTTCCTGATATTGACATTCTCAAGTTCGATTTTCTTGACGCTCCATCATGTACGTACCAATTTCTATCGGGGTTAGATGCTTCAAAAGTTCAATTTTATGTTCTACAAATTCAAGATATCTTATGAAATTTCCTTACCTATAATATGCAGCTGAGTCATTAGAAGACGCATTGAAGCAGTTGTATCTCATTGATGCAATTGATGAGAATGGAGCAATAACAAATATTGGAAGGACGATGTCAGGTATGTTTAGCGcattttttccattgtttttcagttttctcttttttggttttcttttaatCTCAAACTGAGCATATTTGTGGTTCAACAGAGCTTCCGCTCGAGCCATCATTGTCAAGGACATTGATAGAAGCGAATGAAAGTGGTTGCTTATCTCAAGCTCTAACAGTCGTTGCTATGTTGTCAGCAGAGACTACTCTACTTCCTGgtaggaggttagttttgtgatATACAATTAGCTGAGTCAGATTATGAAATTTTTCAGATCACAGCTGATGCATCAACTCGTCTTGTTATTGTTTGTGCTTGTGTGACAGTAAACCAAATGAAAAGAAGAGAAAGCGTGATGAAGAATCTAATCTTCCTGATGGATCCGGATTTGGTGACCACATTCAACTACTACAGATTTTTGAATGTTGGGACAGTAATAATTATGATATTCGATGGTGCAAAGAAAATGACCTGCAGGTAGATTACTCCGTCTTCTTTCTTATCTATTTTCAAGTATCCTCGTTAAAAGCATGGTGGCATCAAAATTATGCATAATCACCAAATGCCATTCTTCAGAAAGAagttaaatatattatgttcTCCGTTGGGATATCATGTTTTTATTGTCTGATCATACAGTTTTATCCTTTTCAATCACGAGTGTTTCTGGAATCTAATGCCTTTGTTTAGATAAACCCCTTTTGTTAAAGTTACTTCAAAGGTTCCTCTATGCCATTAACTTTTtgtgaaattttttttacaggTGCGAGGGATGGTGTTTGTCAGAGATGTTAGACGACAATTATGTCAGATTATGCAGAAAATATCCAAAGGTTAGTACAGTTTCATGACAACAAGTTCCAATAGAAGAATTAATCTTTTACTCGCTCACAAGGTTTCAACCAAGCTTTTCC
It encodes:
- the LOC103835367 gene encoding probable pre-mRNA-splicing factor ATP-dependent RNA helicase DEAH4; amino-acid sequence: MANLPILQFEEKIVETVENNPVVVIIGETGSGKSTQLSQILRRHGYTKSGVIAVTQPRRVAAVSVARRVAQELDVPLGEDVGYAIRFEDRTSNKTRIKYLTDGVLLRESLSNPMLDDYSVIILDEAHERSLNTDILLGLMKRLVRIRSSNFKVLITSATLDGEKVSRFFSGCPVLNVPGKLYPVEILYSKERPGSYIESSLKVAIDIHVREPEGDILIFMTGQDDIEKLVSKLEEKVRSLAEGSCMDAIIYPLHGSLPPEMQVRVFSPPPPNCRRFIVATNIAETSLTVDGVVYVIDSGYVKQRQYNPSSGMYSLDVTQISKVQANQRAGRAGRTRPGKCYRLYPLAVYRDDLLDATIPEIQRTSLAGSVLYLKSLDLPDIDILKFDFLDAPSSESLEDALKQLYLIDAIDENGAITNIGRTMSELPLEPSLSRTLIEANESGCLSQALTVVAMLSAETTLLPGRSKPNEKKRKRDEESNLPDGSGFGDHIQLLQIFECWDSNNYDIRWCKENDLQVRGMVFVRDVRRQLCQIMQKISKDRLEVGARGRKSSSREEYRKLRKALCVGNANQVAERMLRHNGFRTLTFKPQLVQVHPASVLSTDQDGMLPNYVVYHELISTTRPFMRNVCSVEMSWVAPIKRKIEKLDVRKLSGGPDNSFKEPEEKKQNTELSTNTNTAETPTVSENVESRIEAARERFLARKGQK
- the LOC103835366 gene encoding U-box domain-containing protein 45 — its product is MDVNEVEESFFAPGDAKLHGEMCNALSVIYCKIMSVFPSLEAARPRSKSGIQALCSLHVVLEKVKNILRHCTESSKLYLAITGDSVVLKFEKAKTSLIDSLRRVEDIVQQSIGSQILEIIMELENTQFSLDPSEKEVGDQIIGLLQQGGNFESSSDNNELEIFHQAATRLGITSSRAALSERRCLKKLIERARMEDDKRKESIVAYLLHLMRKYSKLFRSEIWDDNDSQGSNSLPCSPTIQGSLDDPPGRAFDRQLSKLSSFNFKSCNNNRRSVQMSVPPDELRCPISLQLMYDPVIIASGQTYERLCIEKWFSDGHNTCPKTQQELSHLCLTPNYCVKALISSWCEQNGVQVPDGPPESLDLNYWRLALSVSESGKSVGSCKFKDVKVVPLEESGTIKEESSCELEYQEAEVTLVERCTDLLTTLSGVDTLRKKCRVVEQMRVLLKDDEEARILMGENGCVEALLQFLGAALSEKNDSAQKVGAMALFNLAVDNNRNKELMLVSGIIPLLEEMLCNPHSHGSVTALYLNLSCLEDAKPVIGSSLAVPFMVNLLWTETETQCKVDALHALFHLSTYPPNIPCLLSADIVNALQSLTVSDDQRWTEKSLAVLLNLVLNEAGKEEMVSVPGLVSNLATILDTGEANEQEQAVSLLLILCKYSEMCSQMVLQEGVIPSLVSISVNGTQRGRERAQKLLTLFRELRQRDQTHHITTEQHVEVVCPEEGGFSVAAAAVTESKPQCKSASRKKMGRAFSFLWKSKSFSVYQC